A region from the Salvia splendens isolate huo1 chromosome 15, SspV2, whole genome shotgun sequence genome encodes:
- the LOC121768188 gene encoding inversin-B-like isoform X1, with product MSSASEIGAAIIEAAANGDLKQLRAIRKKVNDEWEFRKICDEYSDFSTGRTVLHLAAGIGHFEMCKFLINSVGVHIDAFTYKRCTPISEAVKGGHNKIVEFLIKQGADDGIPNTVGSTPLHYALLKDNSELVELLVAEGALLDADSVDGTPLQIAASRGNLKAVKSLLYWEADPNFYAAVDDGPLVCAVKSRSLESLAFLLAAKANPNMYVSGLSPLGFAAKEGDTRFLKCLLRSNADPNLVQTNDDFQDIYKPIEEAAMVHNRAAVEILFPVTARLPHYPNWTVDGIIEYTHSEEFKTMNEEKLTKCLTELELAGMHNASHKDYYNAINKYKRASLLDPSNPRWISKRSLWSSHMGSGGYAMIDALRWIRLKPDLPVPHHGGENAAAANVIFKKFLMAGLAFLLDPNNQEKCSAFGIGLFNYFALLCEMSSPLEILAL from the exons ATGAGTTCTGCTTCTGAAATCG GTGCAGCGATCATCGAGGCTGCTGCTAATGGAGACCTTAAACAACTTAGGG CAATTAGAAAAAAGGTTAATGATGAGTGGGAGTTCCGGAAAATATGCGATGAATATAGTGATTTCTCCACTGGCCGGACTGTATTGCATCTCGCGGCTGGAATTGGTCATTTTGAGATGTGCAAATTCTTGATAAACAGCGTCGGAGTTCATATTGATGCCTTTACTTACAAGa GGTGTACACCTATATCAGAAGCTGTGAAAGGGGGGCATAACAAAATTGTGGAGTTTCTCATCAAACAGGGTGCCGATGATGGTATTCCAAATACTGTGGGATCGACTCCGTTGCATTATGCACTTCTAAAAG ATAATAGTGAGCTTGTGGAATTGTTAGTGGCAGAAGGTGCTTTGTTAGATGCAGATTCTGTAGATGGAACACCTTTACAAATTGCTGCCTCTCGTGGAAATCTTAAGGCTGTCAAGTCTCTCTTGTATTGGGAAGCAGAT CCAAATTTTTATGCTGCAGTTGATGACGGCCCTCTTGTATGTGCAGTCAAGTCTCGCTCATTAGAATCCCTGGCATTTCTGCTTGCT GCTAAAGCGAACCCAAATATGTATGTCAGTGGGTTAAGTCCTTTGGGATTTGCTGCAAAAGAAGGCGACACAAGATTTCTCAAGTGTTTGCTTCGATCTAATGCAGATCCAAATTTAGTTCAAACA AATGACGACTTTCAGGATATCTATAAACCGATTGAGGAGGCTGCTATGGTGCATAATCGTGCAGCTGTGGAGATTTTGTTTCCAGTGACTGCGCGGCTTCCACATTATCCAAATTGGACTGTTGATGGCATAATCGAGTACACTCATTCTGAAGAATTTAAAACAATG AatgaggagaaattgactaaGTGCTTGACTGAACTAGAGCTCGCAGGGATGCATAACGCAAGCCATAAGGATTACTACAATGcaatcaataaatataaaagg GCTAGTCTTCTTGATCCATCTAATCCGAGATGGATATCAAAGCGAAGCTTGTGGTCATCGCACATGGGTTCAGGCGGTTATGCAATGATAGATGCTCTGAGATGGATTAGACTGAAGCCAGACCTCCCCGTCCCTCACCACGGAGGAGAAAATGCTGCTGCAGCTAATGTGATATTCAAG AAATTCCTCATGGCAGGCCTTGCCTTCTTGTTGGATCCTAACAACCAAGAAAAATGTAGTGCATTTGG AATTGGTTTGTTTAATTACTTTGCCTTGCTGTGTGAGATGAGCAGCCCCCTCGAGATTTTGGCGTTGTAG
- the LOC121768188 gene encoding inversin-B-like isoform X2, giving the protein MSSASEIGAAIIEAAANGDLKQLRAIRKKVNDEWEFRKICDEYSDFSTGRTVLHLAAGIGHFEMCKFLINSVGVHIDAFTYKRCTPISEAVKGGHNKIVEFLIKQGADDGIPNTVGSTPLHYALLKDNSELVELLVAEGALLDADSVDGTPLQIAASRGNLKAVKSLLYWEADPNFYAAVDDGPLVCAVKSRSLESLAFLLAAKANPNMYVSGLSPLGFAAKEGDTRFLKCLLRSNADPNLVQTDIYKPIEEAAMVHNRAAVEILFPVTARLPHYPNWTVDGIIEYTHSEEFKTMNEEKLTKCLTELELAGMHNASHKDYYNAINKYKRASLLDPSNPRWISKRSLWSSHMGSGGYAMIDALRWIRLKPDLPVPHHGGENAAAANVIFKKFLMAGLAFLLDPNNQEKCSAFGIGLFNYFALLCEMSSPLEILAL; this is encoded by the exons ATGAGTTCTGCTTCTGAAATCG GTGCAGCGATCATCGAGGCTGCTGCTAATGGAGACCTTAAACAACTTAGGG CAATTAGAAAAAAGGTTAATGATGAGTGGGAGTTCCGGAAAATATGCGATGAATATAGTGATTTCTCCACTGGCCGGACTGTATTGCATCTCGCGGCTGGAATTGGTCATTTTGAGATGTGCAAATTCTTGATAAACAGCGTCGGAGTTCATATTGATGCCTTTACTTACAAGa GGTGTACACCTATATCAGAAGCTGTGAAAGGGGGGCATAACAAAATTGTGGAGTTTCTCATCAAACAGGGTGCCGATGATGGTATTCCAAATACTGTGGGATCGACTCCGTTGCATTATGCACTTCTAAAAG ATAATAGTGAGCTTGTGGAATTGTTAGTGGCAGAAGGTGCTTTGTTAGATGCAGATTCTGTAGATGGAACACCTTTACAAATTGCTGCCTCTCGTGGAAATCTTAAGGCTGTCAAGTCTCTCTTGTATTGGGAAGCAGAT CCAAATTTTTATGCTGCAGTTGATGACGGCCCTCTTGTATGTGCAGTCAAGTCTCGCTCATTAGAATCCCTGGCATTTCTGCTTGCT GCTAAAGCGAACCCAAATATGTATGTCAGTGGGTTAAGTCCTTTGGGATTTGCTGCAAAAGAAGGCGACACAAGATTTCTCAAGTGTTTGCTTCGATCTAATGCAGATCCAAATTTAGTTCAAACA GATATCTATAAACCGATTGAGGAGGCTGCTATGGTGCATAATCGTGCAGCTGTGGAGATTTTGTTTCCAGTGACTGCGCGGCTTCCACATTATCCAAATTGGACTGTTGATGGCATAATCGAGTACACTCATTCTGAAGAATTTAAAACAATG AatgaggagaaattgactaaGTGCTTGACTGAACTAGAGCTCGCAGGGATGCATAACGCAAGCCATAAGGATTACTACAATGcaatcaataaatataaaagg GCTAGTCTTCTTGATCCATCTAATCCGAGATGGATATCAAAGCGAAGCTTGTGGTCATCGCACATGGGTTCAGGCGGTTATGCAATGATAGATGCTCTGAGATGGATTAGACTGAAGCCAGACCTCCCCGTCCCTCACCACGGAGGAGAAAATGCTGCTGCAGCTAATGTGATATTCAAG AAATTCCTCATGGCAGGCCTTGCCTTCTTGTTGGATCCTAACAACCAAGAAAAATGTAGTGCATTTGG AATTGGTTTGTTTAATTACTTTGCCTTGCTGTGTGAGATGAGCAGCCCCCTCGAGATTTTGGCGTTGTAG
- the LOC121768188 gene encoding inversin-B-like isoform X3, whose amino-acid sequence MSSASEIGAAIIEAAANGDLKQLRAIRKKVNDEWEFRKICDEYSDFSTGRTVLHLAAGIGHFEMCKFLINSVGVHIDAFTYKRCTPISEAVKGGHNKIVEFLIKQGADDGIPNTVGSTPLHYALLKDNSELVELLVAEGALLDADSVDGTPLQIAASRGNLKAVKSLLYWEADPNFYAAVDDGPLVCAVKSRSLESLAFLLAAKANPNMYVSGLSPLGFAAKEGDTRFLKCLLRSNADPNLVQTNDDFQDIYKPIEEAAMVHNRAAVEILFPVTARLPHYPNWTVDGIIEYTHSEEFKTMNEEKLTKCLTELELAGMHNASHKDYYNAINKYKRASLLDPSNPRWISKRSLWSSHMGSGGYAMIDALRWIRLKPDLPVPHHGGENAAAANVIFKALPSCWILTTKKNVVHLELVCLITLPCCVR is encoded by the exons ATGAGTTCTGCTTCTGAAATCG GTGCAGCGATCATCGAGGCTGCTGCTAATGGAGACCTTAAACAACTTAGGG CAATTAGAAAAAAGGTTAATGATGAGTGGGAGTTCCGGAAAATATGCGATGAATATAGTGATTTCTCCACTGGCCGGACTGTATTGCATCTCGCGGCTGGAATTGGTCATTTTGAGATGTGCAAATTCTTGATAAACAGCGTCGGAGTTCATATTGATGCCTTTACTTACAAGa GGTGTACACCTATATCAGAAGCTGTGAAAGGGGGGCATAACAAAATTGTGGAGTTTCTCATCAAACAGGGTGCCGATGATGGTATTCCAAATACTGTGGGATCGACTCCGTTGCATTATGCACTTCTAAAAG ATAATAGTGAGCTTGTGGAATTGTTAGTGGCAGAAGGTGCTTTGTTAGATGCAGATTCTGTAGATGGAACACCTTTACAAATTGCTGCCTCTCGTGGAAATCTTAAGGCTGTCAAGTCTCTCTTGTATTGGGAAGCAGAT CCAAATTTTTATGCTGCAGTTGATGACGGCCCTCTTGTATGTGCAGTCAAGTCTCGCTCATTAGAATCCCTGGCATTTCTGCTTGCT GCTAAAGCGAACCCAAATATGTATGTCAGTGGGTTAAGTCCTTTGGGATTTGCTGCAAAAGAAGGCGACACAAGATTTCTCAAGTGTTTGCTTCGATCTAATGCAGATCCAAATTTAGTTCAAACA AATGACGACTTTCAGGATATCTATAAACCGATTGAGGAGGCTGCTATGGTGCATAATCGTGCAGCTGTGGAGATTTTGTTTCCAGTGACTGCGCGGCTTCCACATTATCCAAATTGGACTGTTGATGGCATAATCGAGTACACTCATTCTGAAGAATTTAAAACAATG AatgaggagaaattgactaaGTGCTTGACTGAACTAGAGCTCGCAGGGATGCATAACGCAAGCCATAAGGATTACTACAATGcaatcaataaatataaaagg GCTAGTCTTCTTGATCCATCTAATCCGAGATGGATATCAAAGCGAAGCTTGTGGTCATCGCACATGGGTTCAGGCGGTTATGCAATGATAGATGCTCTGAGATGGATTAGACTGAAGCCAGACCTCCCCGTCCCTCACCACGGAGGAGAAAATGCTGCTGCAGCTAATGTGATATTCAAG GCCTTGCCTTCTTGTTGGATCCTAACAACCAAGAAAAATGTAGTGCATTTGG AATTGGTTTGTTTAATTACTTTGCCTTGCTGTGTGAGATGA
- the LOC121766703 gene encoding uncharacterized protein LOC121766703, with amino-acid sequence MAVDHDSSAGLGTTHLGTSASTPIDSSNIGFQLLKKQGWKEGTGLGVSQQGDLTAIEEAALARNREAVKILFPLSKPIESYPEWSVNGIMEYCHSEKAKTEATHYDPTNPTWTSKQSLCNVHANRCVLALYDVERFLRVKLHMPGPHPGDADAAACISKNFVIATYALMLFPQDATLSGVFRLCVFDYFVWLYMLSSPEEITDRIPSSFLISCWVGVIVLFHGPHLNGIALLIHCLSLSLLLFRHSSGANARVACPLTSEPGVSIIDAGASGDLKQLKAIRNKVDDIRESRKICDEYSDFTTGWNVLHYVVEIGNFEICKFLIRTVKVYIDALNYNDSGDTPLAKAVKGEHVKIVEFLVKHGAEISLPNIEGFTPLHYAVLKDNMELMELLLRKDALVDVDSVDGTPLQIAVSCGNVQAVKYILSRGAWPSLFCAFADTPLVCAVKSHSFECLELLLEAGADPNLFFSGISPLGVAAKEGDTKFLKRLLKAKADPDADLFKPIEDAAMVRNREAVEILFPVTKRLTVYPNWTVDDIIEYIHSGEFKTLREQKLINRLAELDFGGMRDVSNKQYTNAVLQYRMASLLEPSNPTWISKRSLWEARGLNNTGTCMTALFDAQECIRLKPDFPVPRPHPHPHPHPHHGSDIAAAANELFKKYLMAGLVFALDPYNEEILRAFRLTLFNYFAWLSQVSSADVILSFSL; translated from the exons TTTGGCGCGTAATCGTGAAGCTGTTAAGATTTTGTTTCCACTGAGTAAGCCGATAGAAAGTTATCCAGAATGGAGTGTTAATGGCATAATGGAGTACTGTCATTCTGAAAAAGCTAAAACAGAG GCTACACATTATGATCCAACTAACCCTACATGGACATCAAAGCAGAGCCTGTGTAATGTGCATGCGAATAGATGCGTGCTTGCTTTGTACGATGTTGAGAGATTCCTTAGAGTCAAGCTACACATGCCCGGCCCTCACCCCGGAGACGCTGATGCTGCGGCCTGCATATCCAAG AATTTTGTCATAGCCACCTATGCCCTTATGTTGTTTCCTCAGGACGCTACCCTTTCTGGTGTGTTTAG GCTTTGTGTGTTTGATTACTTTGTTTGGTTGTATATGTTGAGCAGCCCGGAGGAGATAA CTGACCGCATCCCTTCTTCTTTTTTAATCTCATGTTGGGTTGGTGTGATTGTTCTTTTTCACGGCCCGCATCTCAATGGCATAGCTCTGCTTATCCATTGTCTCTCCCTCTCACTTCTCCTCTTCCGTCACAGCTCGGGAGCTAACGCGCGTGTGGCTTGTCCTCTTACGTCGGAGCCAG GTGTATCGATCATTGATGCTGGTGCAAGTGGAGACCTTAAACAACTTAAGG CAATTAGAAACAAAGTTGATGATATCAGAGAGTCCCGGAAAATATGTGATGAATATAGTGATTTCACCACTGGCTGGAATGTCTTGCATTACGTGGTTGAAATTGGAAATTTTGAGATTTGCAAATTCTTGATAAGGACCGTCAAAGTTTATATTGATGCCTTGAATTACAATG ATTCAGGGGATACTCCTCTGGCAAAAGCTGTCAAAGGGGAACATGTCAAAATTGTGGAGTTTCTCGTCAAACATGGTGCTGAAATTAGTCTTCCAAATATTGAGGGATTCACTCCGTTGCACTATGCAGTTCTAAAAG ATAATATGGAGCTTATGGAATTGTTGTTGAGAAAAGATGCTCTTGTAGACGTAGATTCTGTAGATGGAACACCTTTGCAAATTGCTGTTTCTTGTGGAAATGTTCAGGCTGTCAAGTATATCTTGTCTCGTGGAGCATGG CCAAGTCTTTTTTGTGCATTTGCGGACACCCCTCTTGTATGTGCAGTCAAGTCTCACTCATTTGAATGCCTGGAATTGTTGCTTGAG GCTGGTGCAGACCCAAATTTGTTTTTCAGTGGGATAAGTCCTTTGGGAGTTGCTGCAAAAGAAGGAGACACAAAATTTCTTAAGCGTTTGCTTAAAGCTAAAGCAGATCCAGATGCC GATCTCTTTAAACCTATTGAGGACGCTGCCATGGTGCGTAATCGTGAAGCTGTGGAGATTTTGTTTCCAGTGACTAAACGGCTTACAGTTTATCCAAATTGGACTGTCGATGACATAATCGAGTACATTCACTCTGGAGAATTTAAAACATTG AGAGAGCAAAAACTGATAAATCGCTTGGCTGAACTAGACTTTGGAGGGATGCGTGACGTGAGCAATAAGCAATACACCAATGCAGTTTTACAATATAGAATG GCTAGTCTTCTTGAGCCATCTAACCCCACATGGATATCAAAGCGAAGCCTGTGGGAAGCACGTGGATTAAACAATACAGGCACATGCATGACTGCTCTGTTCGATGCTCAGGAATGTATTAGGCTCAAGCCAGACTTCCCCGTCCCTCGCCCTCACCCTCACCCTCACCCTCACCCTCACCATGGAAGTGACATAGCTGCTGCAGCTAATGAGTTGTTCAAG AAATACCTCATGGCAGGCCTTGTATTCGCGCTGGATCCCTACAACGAGGAAATACTTCGTGCATTTAG ACTTACTTTGTTTAATTACTTTGCTTGGTTAAGTCAGGTGAGCAGCGCGGACGTGATTTTGAGTTTTAGCTTATGA